AAACCTTATGGCACGAGGCAGGACTGACCACTGTCCACTCATGTTTTCTGGATTCAGTTGGGTCAAATATTTTCTCAATATTTTAATTTACCGTGTGGCACTAGGAAGGGCTGACCACTGTCCACTCCTCTCTTCAGCATAATCGTCGAGCCACTTGCCATAGCTTTACACAATGATCATGTGTGTGATGTGTCAACATTCATCGAGGAGCCAGCTAGCTATCCCATGCAAGATTCGGTCCGGAAATTACTACCAATGTGGCTTTCACATGTACACCCATATTTGACATGTGTTTATTTGAAAAGATTAGATGATGGGGGACTAAATTATTCACAGAATACCCCTGAATACTTCTGCATTGTTCAATAGTCAACAGCAGAGGGCAGCTCAACCTAAATACTGACAATGCTGGGATAGAATAAATAACTCATTCAGATTTTGGAAAAAACCTTTATTTTAATATAAAAAGATAAATGATATGCTATAATTCATATATTACATTCAATTATTGCTATACTGACATCGAATAtacatacactgtatatatatttctgtaaaaatgtggggttgaggagagggagatTATGAGAGGATAGATACTTTGTTGTGGACAATTAAAAAGTGCTGCTGCTTCTACATAGAATACATAATCGTACTACATAGAATACATCATCAtacacccccctccccacacacacaaaaaatgttATGCCATGGAAAGGTTGTCACTTGTTGGCAGTTCTACATTATTAAAGCCTGCTAGCCAGATATATGTCATGCCTATGAGCTTCCCTGCTCTCTAGGTCAGGATTTGGGCTTTGAGCTGCACTTTCAGGAAGCCAAACCAAGTAAAAATGCTGTAGCGTAGGATCAACTCCAATGGTTGTTCTATAGAAGAGAAGCATTATGTTCTTGTTTACTCCATAAACCCTGAGTCGATAGAGAAAGTacaggcttttttttttttttttttttttacactgttGGATGCGTGAGCACATGTCCTCCACATGGTGCACCAACACAGCCTGCTGTCAATATGAAACCCAAGACACCTGTATGAGCTCACCTACTTGGTGTCAAGGACGCAAAGGGAACAGTTCCTCCTATTCACCCTTAGCCTCAGTAAACCACACTGGTGCTTGACAACCACCAAGGTCGAGGATTGAGGATGAAAATGACAAATTATGAGTAATAATGTAAATGTTTCTCTCCGCTTGGCATACAATTTAATGTGTACATGTTTGTACGTATGTGAAAAATATCATGTGTGTTAAACTCATGGTGAAACTTTGTTGCAATGGGAGATATTTACAACTAGTTTGCGAATGTCTTTGGACTGCAGCCCATAGATAATGGGGTTCAGTGCAGGAGGAACCACATAAAACATAATTGATGCAAGTTTCCTGTGGTCTGACCACTCAGGGTAGCGATGAAGAAAGACAATGATGAAACCTGTCATCAGCATAATGAGGTATACAGCCAGGTGTGTGAAACAGGTGTGCAGAGCTTTGCTGTTTAGCGACTTGCTCTTACTCCTCATACACACCATGGTGATTCTAATGTATGTCAGAGCCACACTCCCCATGGAGGCGATGAAGAAGATAGTGGTGAAAAATAGTCCATAAATGTTATTTATAAGCACACTCTCACAGGAGAGCTTGAATAATGAGGCATTGTCACACCAAGGGTTGATGATTTCCGACCTGCAACGTGACAAGCGGAGGGTGAGGCCCAGGAGCACAGCCACAAAGACAAGGGACACcacccaggcaaacacacacagcttaaCCAGCATTTTGTTGTTCATGATGGTGGCGTATCGCAGAGGGTTGCAGATGGCCAAATACCTGTCAAAAGCCATGATCATCAGTATCGTATGAAAGTTTGAACCAAACCAGTGACCCAAAAATGCTTGGGTGAAACACTCATtgtaggtaatatatctgtctgATCTAGGTGTTAAAATGTCGAACAGCACTCGAGGTATGATGGTGGTGATACTGAGAGCATCGTTGAAAGACATGTTGCAAAGGAGGATGTACATGGGGTGGTGCAGGCTCCTTTCCATGCAGATTAGCACTGTGAGGCCGATGTTGGCCACCATTGTGACGATGTAGATGATAAGGAGGAGTATGAAGGCAGGGTAGGTGGACTGATAGATGACTTTAACCCCCTCTAGCTTGAGAAGGTCCATGCTGAATGTGTGGTTCTCCATCTGTGGGGCGGAGAGCCGAGACTGAAATACCAACTGAAATGTGCTCCGTTACACTATTGTTTCACCTCAATGATTCCGTCCATGCATACCTTCACTGAAACAGTTAGTTCAGCATTTGGGGTTTTGTGCTTGTTTCTGAAGTAATGCTAATTGGACCTGCAATTCTTTTGCTGATTCCAATTCCTTCTTAATTGGAGCAGGAACAGTAGTGAACAGGCATGTATTCCAGGCTATGGAGAGCCTAGAGAAAATACGACAATATGAATCAGTCAACCAcacagtcaacaacacaccagATACAGCACCAATAAATCAAATATCCTTATTTGATCATACTGTAATACTATTTTAACATCTCTTACCATTGACAAAGAAAGAGACAGTTggactgtctgtgtgtcctgttcACCCGGTCTGACACACAACCCCACAACTGAGGCCAGTCAAATAACACCACCACCTTTTATTAGGTTAGGTGTTGAATCTCTAACATTGGGGCACATCCTGTGCACTCTGAGGCAAACCGTTTCCAAGCAACAAGCTCTCAGTTTGTCTCATCTctcaggtactgtaactcatctgTTGTCTGTTTACAGTACCTCCCATTACAGTCAGTCCAATGTGGGTTTTATGGTGTTGACAATCTATAACCAACAAAAAGTCTATGACATTATTTAGGGCGGGTTGAAAGACAATCAatttgttgttattttgctaATAAAAGGCCAGTCAAGGATTATTATGTTTGTTCCTTATATAATGACAAACCGGGGTGTAGGTTTAACTACTTTTAAtgaacatatacagtggggcaacaaAGTATTTAGCCAgctccaattgtgcaagttctcccactttaaaagatgagagaggcctgtgatCACTAAAGTGCTTCCTGAAATAGTTGGACAGCGTTCATTGTCAGTCAGGGTGTTCTGACTGAATTGTCCATTTCTAAAGGCATTTGACGCTTCAGCAGTATCCTCCTGGTGGTCCACAGTCACTTGAGTGAATGGCTGAAGCCTTAGATCCACTCTGTTTCATCTCAGTTGTGATCCATGCTCCGTTTGCATCTCATAGGATCGCGGTGCAACTTGTCTCTGCACACCCTTGCTGCATCCAGGTTCCTGTAGTGATGTCTCGGAGTCGTACATGATTTCCAGTTTTCAGTTCAGGTAAGTGTCTTGAACTTTTGTTGTGTCGCTGTTTTTGTTTGTCTTTCTGTTTTTCCTTCACAAGTTTGACTTTGTGAGCACCTCTGGGTGTTAGCAAGTCTTCATGGATGGTTAGGTTGGTTCTGATGCGACGTCCCATCAACATTTGTGCAGGTGAAAGTCCGTTCTGCAGCGGTGCGCTGCGGTAGATCATCAGATTTCTTAGGAAATCCTCCTTTCCATCGTGTGCCTT
The Oncorhynchus keta strain PuntledgeMale-10-30-2019 chromosome 11, Oket_V2, whole genome shotgun sequence genome window above contains:
- the LOC118390128 gene encoding olfactory receptor 146-like, producing MENHTFSMDLLKLEGVKVIYQSTYPAFILLLIIYIVTMVANIGLTVLICMERSLHHPMYILLCNMSFNDALSITTIIPRVLFDILTPRSDRYITYNECFTQAFLGHWFGSNFHTILMIMAFDRYLAICNPLRYATIMNNKMLVKLCVFAWVVSLVFVAVLLGLTLRLSRCRSEIINPWCDNASLFKLSCESVLINNIYGLFFTTIFFIASMGSVALTYIRITMVCMRSKSKSLNSKALHTCFTHLAVYLIMLMTGFIIVFLHRYPEWSDHRKLASIMFYVVPPALNPIIYGLQSKDIRKLVVNISHCNKVSP